Proteins encoded in a region of the Triticum dicoccoides isolate Atlit2015 ecotype Zavitan chromosome 3A, WEW_v2.0, whole genome shotgun sequence genome:
- the LOC119270702 gene encoding eukaryotic translation initiation factor 4E-1 produces the protein MAEDTETRPASAGAEEREEGEIADDGDGSSAAAAGRITAHPLENAWTFWFDNPQGKSRQVAWGSTIHPIHTFSTVEDFWGLYNNIHNPSKLNVGADFHCFKNKIEPKWEDPICANGGKWTISCGRGKSDTFWLHTLLAMIGEQFDFGDEICGAVVSVRQKQERVAIWTKNAANEAAQISIGKQWKEFLDYKDSIGFIVHEDAKRSDKGPKNRYTV, from the exons ATGGCCGAGGACACGGAGACGAGGCCCGCGTCGGCGGGcgcggaggagagggaggagggggagATCGCGGACGACGGAGACGGCTCCTCCGCCGCGGCGGCGGGGCGCATCACCGCCCACCCGCTCGAGAACGCCTGGACCTTCTGGTTCGACAACCCGCAGGGCAAGTCCAGGCAGGTGGCCTGGGGGAGCACCATCCACCCCATCCACACCTTCTCCACCGTCGAGGACTTCTGGGG CCTTTACAACAATATCCATAACCCTAGCAAGTTGAATGTGGGAGCCGACTTCCATTGCTTCAAGAATAAGATTGAGCCAAAATGGGAAGACCCCATTTGTGCCAATGGTGGTAAATGGACCATCAGTTGTGGCAGAGGGAAATCTGACACATTCTGGTTGCATACT TTGCTGGCAATGATTGGTGAACAATTCGACTTTGGTGACGAAATTTGTGGAGCAGTCGTTAGTGTGCGTCAGAAACAGGAAAGAGTAGCTATCTGGACCAAAAATGCTGCCAATGAAGCTGCTCAG ATAAGCATTGGCAAGCAGTGGAAGGAGTTTCTGGACTACAAGGACTCCATTGGGTTCATTGTTCAT GAGGATGCAAAGAGGTCTGACAAAGGCCCCAAGAACCGCTACACGGTTTGA
- the LOC119270703 gene encoding malignant T-cell-amplified sequence 1 homolog, protein MFKKFSSEDISGQNQVKASVQRRIRQSIAEEYPLLEPLLEDMLPKKSPMIVVKCQNHLNLVVVNNVPLFFNIRDGPYMPTLRLLHQYPNIMKKFQVDRGAIKFVLSGANIMCPGLTSPGGVLDNEVEEETPVAIMAEGKQHALAIGFTKMSAKDISTINKGIGVDNMHYLNDGLWKMERLE, encoded by the exons ATGTTCAAGAA GTTCTCCTCCGAAGACATATCCGGGCAGAATCAGGTCAAGGCGTCTGTGCAGCGGAGGATCCGGCAGAGCATCGCCGAGGAG TACCCTCTCCTTGAGCCCTTGCTGGAGGACATGCTTCCAAAGAAGTCGCCTATGATTGTTGTTAAATG CCAAAATCATCTCAATCTTGTGGTGGTGAACAATGTCCCACTGTTTTTCAACATCCGCGATGGTCCATACATGCCAACCCTGCGCCTTCTTCATCAGT ATCCTAACATCATGAAGAAGTTCCAAGTGGACAGAGGTGCTATCAAGTTTGTTCTCTCTGGTGCCAACATAATGTGCCCTGGACTGACATCGCCTGGTGGTGTGTTGGACAATGAAGTCGAGGAGGAAACGCCAGTG GCTATAATGGCTGAAGGCAAGCAACATGCGTTGGCGATTGGATTCACAAAGATGTCAGCGAAAGACAT AAGCACCATCAACAAAGGAATTGGAGTTGACAACATGCACTATTTAAATGATGGCCTGTGGAAG ATGGAGCGGCTCGAGTAA